From one Lotus japonicus ecotype B-129 chromosome 3, LjGifu_v1.2 genomic stretch:
- the LOC130743336 gene encoding 3-ketoacyl-CoA synthase 12-like, with amino-acid sequence MEFLTLFSLVTVLYLCFLIWKLFDQRRDQECYILDYQLYKGSDERKLGTDYCGRIIERNKSLGLNEYKFLLKAIVNSGIGEETYAPRNFLEGRESSPTLKDGVEEMEEFFQDTIAKLLARSGVSSSEIDVLVVNVSMFSDVPSLTSRIMNHYKMREDVKAFNLSGMGCSASLISLDIVKNIFKSHKNKYALLVTSESLSPNWYNGNERSMILANCLFRTGGCVVLLTNKRALKHKAMLKLKCLVRTHHGARDDAFNCCRQIEDEQGRLGVYLGRNLPKAATRAFVDNLRVLSPKILPARELLRFLFVSLIKKITQISSPKSAGTGKSRDGPRSGLNFKSGVDHFCLHTGGKAVIDGIGLSLDLCEYDLEPARMTLHRFGNTSASSLWYVLGYMEAKKRLKKGDRVLMISFGAGFKCNSCLWEVVKDLEGRNVWDDRIDGYPPESLANPFMKKFGWINNVEDATNFKLFDFLN; translated from the exons ATGGAGTTTCTCACTCTGTTTTCTCTAGTTACTGTTCTGTACTTATGTTTCCTGATCTGGAAGCTGTTTGATCAGAGAAGGGACCAGGAGTGTTACATTCTGGACTACCAACTCTACAAGGGAAGCGATGAGAGAAAGCTTGGAACAGATTACTGTGGAAGAATCATAGAAAGGAATAAGAGCTTGGGGTTAAACGAGTACAAGTTCTTGCTCAAAGCCATTGTTAACTCTGGCATTGGGGAAGAAACTTACGCCCCAAGAAACTTCCTCGAAGGCCGTgaatcaagtcccacattgaaaGATGGAGTCGAAGAGATGGAGGAGTTTTTCCAGGACACCATTGCCAAGCTTCTTGCAAGGTCAGGTGTTTCTTCCTCAGAGATTGATGTTCTTGTGGTGAATGTTTCAATGTTCTCTGATGTTCCTTCCTTAACCTCTCGAATCATGAACCATTACAAAATGAGGGAGGATGTTAAGGCTTTCAATCTCTCTGGAATGGGTTGCAGTGCTAGTCTAATCTCATTAGACATTGTTAAGAATATTTTCAAGTCCCACAAGAACAAGTATGCACTTTTGGTCACTTCTGAGTCTCTGAGTCCCAATTGGTACAATGGGAATGAAAGGTCTATGATTCTTGCCAATTGTTTGTTCAGAACTGGAGGTTGTGTTGTGCTTCTAACAAACAAAAGGGCATTGAAGCATAAGGCTATGTTGAAATTGAAGTGCTTGGTGAGGACTCATCATGGGGCCAGAGATGATGCTTTTAATTGTTGCCGTCAAATTGAAGATGAACAGGGCAGGCTTGGGGTTTACCTTGGAAGGAATCTTCCCAAGGCAGCTACAAGGGCTTTTGTTGATAATTTGAGGGTGTTGTCACCCAAGATTTTACCAGCAAGGGAGTTGCTAAGGTTCTTGTTTGTGTCCCTCATCAAGAAGATAACACAAATTAGTTCCCCCAAGTCTGCGGGAACTGGCAAATCCAGAGACGGACCCAG ATCCGGATTGAACTTCAAGTCTGGAGTGGATCATTTTTGCCTCCACACAGGAGGGAAAGCTGTGATTGATGGCATTGGGTTGAGCTTGGATCTGTGTGAGTACGATCTCGAACCAGCAAGGATGACACTGCACCGTTTTGGGAACACATCAGCTAGTAGCCTGTGGTATGTGCTAGGGTACATGGAGGCTAAGAAAAGGCTGAAGAAGGGTGATAGAGTATTGATGATAAGCTTTGGTGCTGGCTTTAAATGCAATAGCTGTTTGTGGGAGGTAGTGAAGGATTTGGAAGGTAGAAATGTGTGGGATGATCGCATTGATGGCTACCCACCAGAGTCCTTGGCCAACCCTTTCATGAAGAAGTTTGGTTGGATCAACAATGTTGAGGATGCAACCAACTTCAAGCTTTTTGATTTCCTCAATTAA